The following proteins come from a genomic window of Microtus ochrogaster isolate Prairie Vole_2 chromosome 7, MicOch1.0, whole genome shotgun sequence:
- the Galr2 gene encoding galanin receptor type 2 translates to MNGSGNPGSEDTSQEAGSSGWQLEAVLVPLLFALIFFVGTVGNALVLAVLLRGGQAVSTTNLFILNLGVADLCFILCCVPFQATIYTLDGWVFGSLLCKAVHFLIFLTMHASSFTLAAVSLDRYLAIRYPLHSRELRTPRNALAAIGLIWGLALLFSGPYLSYYRQSQLANLTVCHPAWSAPRRRAMDLCTFVFSYLLPVLVLSLTYARTLRYLWSTVDPVAAGSGSQRAKRKVTRMIVIVAVLFCLCWMPHHALILCVWFGRFPLTRATYALRILSHLVSYANSCVNPIVYALVSKHFRKGFRKICTGLLCRAPRRASGRVCVLAPGNHSGSVLDRESTDLTHVSEAAGPLVPAPALPNCTSSSRALDPVC, encoded by the exons ATGAACGGCTCGGGCAACCCGGGGTCCGAAGACACCAGCCAGGAAGCCGGCAGCAGCGGCTGGCAGCTGGAGGCGGTCCTGGTGCCCCTGCTTTTCGCGCTCATCTTCTTCGTGGGCACCGTGGGCAATGCGCTGGTTTTAGCCGTGCTCTTGCGCGGCGGCCAGGCAGTCAGCACCACCAACCTATTCATCCTCAACCTGGGCGTGGCCGACCTGTGCTTCATCCTGTGCTGCGTGCCTTTCCAGGCTACCATCTATACCCTGGACGGCTGGGTGTTCGGCTCGCTGCTCTGCAAGGCGGTTcatttcctcatcttcctcacCATGCACGCCAGCAGTTTCACACTGGCCGCGGTCTCTCTAGACAG GTATCTGGCTATCCGCTACCCGCTGCATTCCCGCGAGCTGCGCACACCTCGAAACGCGCTGGCGGCCATCGGGCTCATCTGGGGACTAGCGCTACTCTTCTCCGGGCCCTACCTGAGCTACTACCGTCAGTCGCAGCTGGCCAACCTGACCGTGTGCCACCCAGCATGGAGCGCGCCTCGACGCCGCGCCATGGACCTCTGCACCTTCGTCTTCAGCTACCTGTTGCCGGTGCTGGTTCTCAGTCTGACCTATGCGCGCACCCTGCGCTACCTCTGGAGCACAGTCGACCCAGTGGCGGCAGGCTCAGGTTCCCAGCGCGCCAAACGCAAGGTGACACGCATGATCGTCATTGTCGCCGTGCTCTTCTGCCTATGTTGGATGCCCCATCACGCGCTTATCCTCTGCGTGTGGTTTGGTCGCTTCCCGCTCACGCGCGCCACTTATGCGCTGCGCATCCTCTCACACCTCGTTTCTTACGCCAACTCCTGTGTCAACCCCATCGTTTATGCGCTGGTTTCTAAGCATTTCCGTAAGGGTTTCCGCAAAATCTGCACAGGCCTGCTGTGCCGCGCCCCGAGGCGAGCCTCAGGCCGAGTGTGCGTCTTGGCGCCTGGCAATCATAGTGGCAGTGTGCTGGACCGTGAGTCCACAGATCTGACACACGTGAGCGAGGCAGCAGGGCCCCTTGTCCCGGCACCCGCGCTTCCCAACTGCACATCCTCAAGTAGAGCCCTCGATCCGGTCTGTTAA